A DNA window from Allokutzneria albata contains the following coding sequences:
- a CDS encoding MarR family winged helix-turn-helix transcriptional regulator, giving the protein MVSVPIIGRLSAVTQQADPLELERQVCFALSVASRSVVAIYRPLLEPMGLTHPQYLVMLALWQYAPLSVKDLSRLLQLDPGTLSPLLKRLEASGLVRRERDSRDERSLAVTLTAAGRELRAEAEKIPPAVVARLGIPMEELESLHLALTRVIAAAS; this is encoded by the coding sequence ATGGTTAGTGTACCAATCATTGGTAGGCTCTCCGCTGTGACTCAGCAGGCGGATCCGCTCGAACTGGAGCGGCAGGTGTGCTTCGCGCTCTCGGTGGCCTCGCGTTCGGTGGTGGCGATCTACCGCCCGCTGCTGGAGCCGATGGGGCTGACCCACCCGCAGTACCTGGTGATGCTCGCGCTGTGGCAGTACGCGCCGCTGTCGGTGAAGGACCTCAGCCGCCTGCTCCAGCTGGACCCGGGCACGCTCTCCCCGCTGTTGAAGCGGCTGGAGGCGAGCGGTCTGGTCCGGCGCGAGCGGGACAGCCGGGACGAGCGCAGCCTCGCGGTGACGCTGACCGCGGCCGGGCGGGAGCTGCGCGCCGAGGCGGAGAAGATCCCGCCCGCCGTGGTGGCCAGGCTGGGCATCCCGATGGAGGAACTGGAAAGCCTGCACCTGGCTCTCACCCGGGTCATCGCGGCCGCCAGCTGA
- a CDS encoding DUF899 domain-containing protein yields the protein MDRPQVVSRQDWLAARRALLTKEKELTRALDALNADRRRMPVVRIGKDYRFAGPDGEVGLLDLFDGRRQLVLQHFMFDPSWDEGCRSCTAMADDLSEGARAHLASRDTAFAAVSRAPYPKIAAYKQARGWTFPWYSSHGSDFNYDFHVSLDPEVTTNSYNFRSGDELVAAGQSWLVDHVGEQPGVSAFLRDGDEVFHTYATYGRGVEVMMHAYRLLDITAFGRNEEWEEPKGRVTTPHPADPSFTS from the coding sequence GTGGACCGACCTCAGGTGGTCAGCAGGCAGGACTGGCTCGCCGCCCGGCGCGCGCTGCTGACCAAGGAGAAAGAGCTGACCCGGGCGCTGGACGCGCTCAACGCCGACCGGCGGCGGATGCCGGTGGTGCGGATCGGGAAGGACTACCGCTTCGCCGGACCGGACGGCGAGGTCGGACTGCTGGACCTGTTCGACGGGCGGCGTCAGCTGGTGCTCCAGCACTTCATGTTCGACCCGTCCTGGGACGAGGGCTGCCGCAGTTGCACCGCGATGGCCGACGACCTCAGCGAGGGCGCCCGCGCCCACCTCGCCTCGCGCGACACCGCGTTCGCCGCCGTCTCCCGCGCGCCGTACCCGAAGATCGCCGCCTACAAGCAGGCCAGGGGGTGGACCTTCCCCTGGTACTCCTCGCACGGCAGCGACTTCAACTACGACTTCCACGTCTCGCTGGACCCGGAGGTCACGACCAACTCCTACAACTTCCGCAGCGGTGACGAGCTGGTCGCCGCCGGGCAGTCCTGGCTGGTCGACCACGTCGGCGAACAGCCGGGCGTGAGCGCGTTCCTGCGCGACGGCGACGAGGTCTTCCACACCTACGCCACCTACGGGCGCGGTGTGGAGGTGATGATGCACGCCTACCGGCTGCTCGACATCACCGCGTTCGGCCGCAACGAGGAGTGGGAGGAGCCGAAGGGGCGCGTCACGACCCCGCACCCCGCTGATCCCAGCTTCACCAGCTGA
- a CDS encoding winged helix-turn-helix transcriptional regulator gives MISDVLGRTYERENCSAARALELIGERWSLLIIRNAVFAGMTRFSDFERRLGVAPNILAKRLEGFVADGLMERREDREYVLTEKGRDLGTVIVALTEWGDRWVAPKGPPILFEHEGCGGPVHVHARCDDCGQEPAAADVVAVAGPGADPNRRPPRDPSRPRTA, from the coding sequence ATGATCAGCGACGTGCTCGGTCGGACCTACGAACGCGAGAACTGCTCGGCGGCCCGCGCGCTGGAGCTGATCGGTGAGCGGTGGAGCCTGCTGATCATCCGCAACGCCGTCTTCGCCGGGATGACCCGTTTCTCCGATTTCGAGCGCAGGCTCGGGGTCGCGCCGAACATCCTGGCCAAGCGCCTGGAGGGGTTCGTGGCCGACGGGCTGATGGAACGGCGCGAGGACCGGGAGTACGTGCTCACCGAGAAGGGCCGCGACCTCGGCACGGTGATCGTCGCGCTGACCGAGTGGGGCGACCGCTGGGTGGCGCCGAAGGGACCGCCGATCCTGTTCGAGCACGAGGGCTGCGGCGGACCGGTGCACGTGCACGCCCGCTGCGACGACTGCGGTCAGGAGCCCGCCGCGGCCGACGTGGTCGCCGTCGCCGGGCCGGGCGCCGACCCGAACCGCCGCCCGCCCAGGGACCCGAGCCGGCCCCGCACCGCCTGA
- a CDS encoding VOC family protein: MSRHIQVTFDAHDPRALSSFWRDALGYVHPAPPGVELAEGADPLAAWDDFLAGIGVPEDQRNSNSAIEDPDGHGPRVFFQRVPEGKTAKNRVHLDVRAAPGLRGEERMAALEQECARLVALGATRVRRHEPQPPMSHGFIVMTDPEGNEFCLD, encoded by the coding sequence ATGAGCCGCCACATCCAGGTCACCTTCGACGCCCACGACCCGCGCGCCCTCTCGTCCTTCTGGCGCGACGCACTGGGCTACGTCCACCCGGCCCCGCCCGGGGTCGAGCTGGCCGAGGGCGCCGACCCGCTGGCCGCCTGGGACGACTTCCTCGCGGGCATCGGCGTTCCGGAGGACCAGCGCAACAGCAACTCGGCGATCGAGGACCCCGACGGGCACGGCCCGCGCGTGTTCTTCCAGCGCGTTCCGGAAGGCAAGACCGCGAAGAACCGGGTCCACCTCGACGTGCGCGCCGCTCCCGGTCTGCGGGGAGAGGAGCGGATGGCCGCGTTGGAGCAGGAGTGCGCCCGGCTCGTCGCACTGGGGGCGACGCGCGTGCGCCGTCACGAGCCCCAGCCCCCGATGAGCCACGGTTTCATCGTCATGACCGACCCGGAGGGCAACGAGTTCTGCCTGGACTAG